From one Musa acuminata AAA Group cultivar baxijiao chromosome BXJ2-6, Cavendish_Baxijiao_AAA, whole genome shotgun sequence genomic stretch:
- the LOC103986866 gene encoding receptor protein kinase-like protein ZAR1, with protein MAASTKAQRSKRPRQAVAEAVHVLLLLLLLFLSSSAAALTTDGLALLALKSAVTDDPTGALAAWLDSDASPCAWTGVTCRRGRVADLALPNRALSGYIPSELSFLSALQSLALPGNRLSGPVPAALSAVGGLAELDLSRNNLSGPIPPEFGQLSSLARLDLSSNLLYGPLPPAIASLPRLSGVLNLSCNLLSGPVPPAYGGIPAAVSLDLRQNNLSGEIPQVGSLLSQGPTAFAGNPGLCGFPLKNPCPAPKQDHRIPQPNPILNLNSSDATPRPITAEGRKKPVGTVPIIAGVVLVIVASILVLQWHFRRRRVAMEGKAPKNEKGSSPGGFGPAGVAGEERRDGHGSEVYAAVDEGFVLELEELLRASAYVVGKSRSGIVYKVVVGRGGSAIAVRRLSEAEDGDAFGGSGGDEWRRQRAFESEAIAIGRAKHPNVVRLLAYYYAPDERLLVYDYIPNGTLHDALHGGPRNPTPPALPWTARLAILQGAARGLAYLHEFSPRKHAHGSITSSKILLDDDLQPHISGFGLSCLVSSGAEQRLANPASKKQAAGPGTDGYLAPEVPGGEATQRGDVYAFGVVALEVVTGRVAEADLEAWVRGAFRKERPLSEVVDPALLHEVHAKREVLAVFHVALGCTEADPELRPRMRAVAESLERVVGAATR; from the exons ATGGCGGCGTCGACCAAAGCCCAGCGAAGCAAGCGACCAAGACAAGCCGTGGCGGAGGCTGTGCacgtccttctcctcctcctcctcctttttctctcctcctccgccgctgcATTGACCACTGACGGCCTCGCCCTCCTCGCCCTCAAGTCCGCCGTCACCGACGACCCCACCGGCGCGCTGGCCGCCTGGCTCGACTCCGACGCCAGTCCCTGCGCCTGGACCGGCGTCACCTGCCGCCGCGGTCGCGTCGCCGACCTCGCCCTTCCGAACCGCGCCCTCTCCGGCTACATCCCCTCCGAGCTCTCCTTCCTCTCCGCCCTCCAGAGCCTCGCCCTTCCCGGAAACCGCCTCTCCGGCCCCGTTCCCGCTGCGCTCTCCGCCGTCGGCGGCCTGGCCGAGCTCGATCTGTCCCGCAACAACCTCTCCGGCCCCATCCCGCCCGAGTTCGGCCAGCTCAGCTCCCTCGCCCGCCTCGACCTCTCCTCCAACCTCCTCTACGGGCCGCTGCCCCCGGCCATCGCCTCCCTCCCGCGCCTCTCCGGCGTGCTCAACCTCTCCTGCAACCTGCTCTCCGGGCCGGTACCGCCGGCGTACGGCGGCATTCCGGCGGCCGTGAGCCTGGATCTCCGGCAAAACAACCTCTCCGGCGAGATCCCGCAGGTGGGGTCGCTCCTGAGCCAGGGTCCCACTGCCTTCGCCGGCAACCCAGGCCTCTGCGGCTTCCCGCTTAAGAATCCGTGCCCGGCGCCCAAGCAGGACCACAGGATCCCCCAGCCGAACCCCATCCTCAACCTGAACTCCAGCGACGCCACACCCCGCCCGATCACGGCGGAGGGACGGAAGAAGCCGGTGGGAACCGTCCCGATCATCGCTGGCGTCGTGCTGGTCATCGTCGCGTCGATCCTCGTGCTCCAGTGGCACTTCCGCCGGAGGCGCGTCGCCATGGAGGGCAAGGCCCCGAAGAACGAGAAGGGCTCCTCCCCCGGCGGCTTCGGCCCCGCGGGCGTGGCAGGAGAGGAACGGCGCGATGGACACGGGTCGGAAGTTTACGCGGCGGTGGATGAGGGGTTCGTGCTGGAGCTGGAGGAGCTGCTCCGGGCGTCGGCGTACGTGGTGGGGAAGAGCAGGAGCGGGATCGTGTACAAGGTCGTGGTGGGCCGGGGGGGCTCCGCCATAGCGGTGCGCCGCCTTAGCGAGGCGGAAGACGGGGACGCTTTCGGTGGAAGCGGCGGCGACGAGTGGCGGCGGCAGCGGGCCTTCGAGTCGGAGGCGATCGCAATCGGGCGGGCGAAGCACCCCAACGTGGTTCGCCTCCTCGCCTACTACTACGCGCCGGACGAGCGCCTCCTCGTCTACGACTACATACCCAACGGCACCCTCCACGACGCCCTCCACG GTGGACCACGGAATCCGACGCCTCCGGCCCTTCCCTGGACAGCGAGGCTCGCGATACTACAGGGCGCCGCACGGGGGTTAGCTTACCTTCACGAGTTCAGCCCCCGGAAACACGCCCACGGGAGCATCACCTCCTCCAAGATCCTCCTCGACGACGACCTCCAGCCGCACATATCCGGCTTCGGACTCTCCTGCCTCGTCTCCTCCGGGGCTGAGCAGCGGCTTGCCAACCCCGCTTCCAAGAAGCAGGCAGCAGGGCCCGGGACGGACGGGTACCTGGCCCCGGAGGTCCCCGGCGGCGAGGCGACGCAGAGGGGGGACGTGTACGCGTTCGGGGTGGTGGCGCTGGAGGTGGTGACGGGGCGGGTGGCGGAGGCGGATCTGGAGGCGTGGGTGCGCGGGGCGTTCCG